The Camelus dromedarius isolate mCamDro1 chromosome 31, mCamDro1.pat, whole genome shotgun sequence DNA segment GTGTTTGATGTATCAGGCCTCTTTCTCCCTCTATTGTCTTACGGCTCtgattcttcctcctcctcttcctcctcttcctcttcctcctcttcctcttcctcttcctcctcttctggggCCTCCACTGGTGGAGCAGCCTCTGCAGGAGGCCCTTCTTCGGGTGGTGGAGCcgcttctttctctttctcccgtTTGCAAAGGCAGAAGATGCAACACATTATAATTGCTAGTATTATGAGGAAAAGTATAATAAATAGTATTATCGCCGTATCTAAGAGTTCTTCTTTTTTGCTTCCGGTAGTGTTTTGACTTCCACCTCCAGCTGGTGGTTCTGGTCCTTCACTCATACCAGGGGGGCCACTGTCCACACTACCACCATTTCCTGCAGTGTTGCAGTCAGGGGGAGCAAAACCACCCACACAGTGGCAGTGCTTCAAattgttgcaaactcctttcccaTTACACATTTCTTCTGGTTTGCAGTCATACCCAAGCACTGAATGATCACTACAGATGTGATTCATGCAGACACTGTTGTCTCCACAAGTACTGCCACCCCATGACGTTCCTTCATCCGGGATATCAGTAGTGTCATATGCATCCATGACCCAGCAGTAGTCATTTTCATGAGGGACCTGCAACACTGTATGCTGGGGTCTGATATCTGGTAGCTGTTTGACATTTGTACATACAACTTTACCACAAAATAAGTTATTATCTTCACATTGAACATATTCTGGGTTACTATTCGTGGGACTACCACAGTTTccaaacctgttccctttcttaTTGAGTGACCGATAACACTCTTCTGGGGCAGATTTTGCAGGGTACCCAAAAATATCTAAACATTGGTTATCAGCAGTCCTGCAGCGTCCTTCAAAACAATAGTGCACTTTTTGACACGACGTACCGTCTTGCTTGTAGCGGTCTGGGGGACATTCTCCAGAGTCACCAAGACAGTACTCTGGGAGGTCACACTCTCCCACAGCAGGACGGCACGTGGATCCAATTTTTTCATATTGGCATGAATTATTACAGCAGGGTCCAGGATTACAGACTGCTTTCTCCTTCAGCCTACATGTTTCGTCACAGCATGGGTGATTGTCACACTCAGAACCACAGTCACACTGCTCTGTCTCATCCACTATACCATTTCCACACTGGACGTCCCTCTGTAAGCGGCCTTTGTGCCCAGGCTTGTTAAACAGGCAGGCCCCTTTGTGTTCCCGGAGGAACCGGTAGAAGTCGTCAGAGCTGCAGTTGCTGAAGCCACTTCCTTTGGTGATATTTTCATGCATGAGGCAAAAGTGTTTACCTTTACAAATGCAGGCCGAATGGTCGTGCTGAATCCCCAAGTTGTGCCCAAGCTCATGGACCATGAGTGCTGCAAACAGGAGGACATCTTCGTGATGGAAGGACTCAACAGCTGCTGCAAAAGCACTTGAACAGGCGCCACTGAGAAAGGCCTGTCCCATATCCTCTTTAGGATGGTGTCCAACAATCATGTGGGCAACATCATGCTTCACACGATGGAAGAGCTGCTCGTGTCTCCAGCTATTGAAATTCCTGAGTGCAACTTGCAGGTCCATTGGGACGCCTATGAGGTCCCCCTCGGTCCAAATCTCCA contains these protein-coding regions:
- the LOC105102554 gene encoding disintegrin and metalloproteinase domain-containing protein 1a; amino-acid sequence: MECPPESSKPPGLEHLESAEQRTTGGVGEGRSIWSNPRGAVAVAPSVRDSAPFSSCLQKNQVVMYEASRVLETWASQMKGLRPALLPEASRVMSGIMLVLVLVFLPSLYGDLGSVYYSSYEIVIPKSLTVEGREDPVEKVSYMLFMQGQKQLIHLTVKRDYFLNSFPVFSYHSGILGQEMPFVARDCHYEGYIEGVPGSFVSVNTCSGLRGILIKEEKSYGIEPMHSSKRFEHVLYIMAHEAHVSCSVTSKDSQVAPTSRQRDSSRPRGLQVPSYLWSHTKYVEMFVVVNNQRFQMWGSDVNETVQRVMDIIALANSFTRGINTEVVLVGMEIWTEGDLIGVPMDLQVALRNFNSWRHEQLFHRVKHDVAHMIVGHHPKEDMGQAFLSGACSSAFAAAVESFHHEDVLLFAALMVHELGHNLGIQHDHSACICKGKHFCLMHENITKGSGFSNCSSDDFYRFLREHKGACLFNKPGHKGRLQRDVQCGNGIVDETEQCDCGSECDNHPCCDETCRLKEKAVCNPGPCCNNSCQYEKIGSTCRPAVGECDLPEYCLGDSGECPPDRYKQDGTSCQKVHYCFEGRCRTADNQCLDIFGYPAKSAPEECYRSLNKKGNRFGNCGSPTNSNPEYVQCEDNNLFCGKVVCTNVKQLPDIRPQHTVLQVPHENDYCWVMDAYDTTDIPDEGTSWGGSTCGDNSVCMNHICSDHSVLGYDCKPEEMCNGKGVCNNLKHCHCVGGFAPPDCNTAGNGGSVDSGPPGMSEGPEPPAGGGSQNTTGSKKEELLDTAIILFIILFLIILAIIMCCIFCLCKREKEKEAAPPPEEGPPAEAAPPVEAPEEEEEEEEEEEEEEEEEEEEESEP